ATTTTGCGTCCACTAGTACTTGTGATGTTGGTTTTTATTGCCATTTATATTATTGCGAAAAAAGATTGGGGAAGTGCATCTACCTATAAAAAGATGACAAAAGGGAAAACATTAATGTTTTTCTTTGTTATTTTAATGATAGGGTTTTACGACGGATTTTTTGGACCGGGGACAGGATCCTTTTTAATTTTTGCATTTTTATTAATTGGTTTGGATTTTATTCAAGCGGCAGCATCTGGAAAACTATTGAATTTCGTTAGTAATATCGTATCTTTAATTACTTTTTTATTTTTAGATGTGATTCATTTTGAATACGGTATTATTATGGGGTTATCAATGATTTTAGGTGCTTATTTTGGATCGAAGTTTGCGGTTCAAAAAGGTGTTGGATATGTAAGGACTTTATTTTTATTAGTTACTATTTTGTTAATAGGGAAAAATGTTTTGGAATATACTCATATTTTGTAGATTCATACGTATGTATGAATCTCTTTTTTTTATTATATTTTAAAAATTAATTAATTTTTAAAATATAAGTCTAGGAATATTTGAATAAATCTAAATTATCGTGTAGAATAATGTTGTAAAATGTAAACGTTTTTCTAAGGGGAGGCTAAAAAAATGGTAGTAGCATACAAACATGAGCCATTTACAGATTTTTCAGTAGAGGCTAACAAATTAGCGTTTGAAGAAGGTTTAAAGAAAGTAGAATCTTATCTTGGACAAGACTATCCATTAATTATCGGGGGAGAAAAGATCACTACAGAAGACAAAATTGTTTCTGTAAACCCTGCAAATAAAGAGGAACTTGTTGGTCGCGTTTCAAAAGCAAGCCGTGAATTAGCTGAAAAAGCAATGCAAGTAGCGGATGCAACATTCCAAACTTGGAGAAAGTCAAAACCAGAAATGCGTGCAGACATTTTATTCCGTGCTGCAGCAATTGTTCGTCGTAGAAAACATGAGTTCTCTGCTATTCTTGTAAAAGAAGCAGGTAAACCATGGAATGAGGCAGATGCTGATACAGCAGAAGCAATCGACTTTATGGAATATTATGCTCGTCAAATGTTGAAATTAAAAGATGGTATTCCAGTAGAAAGCCGTCCAATTGAATATAATCGTTTCTCTTACATTCCATTAGGAGTAGGTGTTATCATTTCTCCTTGGAACTTCCCATTCGCAATTATGGCAGGTATGACAACAGCTGCTTTAGTTTCTGGTAACACAGTATTACTAAAACCAGCTAGTACAACTCCTGTAGTAGCAGCGAAATTTATGGAAGTATTAGAAGAAGCTGGCTTACCAGCTGGCGTAGTTAACTTCGTTCCAGGTAACGGTTCTGAAGTTGGTGATTACTTAGTAGATCACCCTCGTACACGCTTCGTTAGCTTCACTGGATCACGCGATGTAGGTATTCGTATTTATGAGCGTGCAGCAAAAGTAAATCCAGGACAAATTTGGTTAAAACGTGTTATCGCTGAAATGGGCGGTAAAGATACAATCGTTGTTGATAAAGAAGCAGATCTTGAATTAGCTGCTAAATCTATCGTTGCATCAGCATTCGGATTCTCAGGACAAAAATGTTCTGCATGTTCTCGTGCAGTAATCCACGAAGATGTATACGATCATGTATTAAATCGTGCAGTTGAATTAACAAAAGAATTAACAGTTGCTAACCCAGCTGTATTAGGTACAAACATGGGTCCTGTTAATGACCAAGCTGCATTCGATAAAGTAATGAGCTATGTTGCAATTGGTAAAGAAGAAGGTAGAATCCTAGCTGGTGGCGAAGGAGACGATTCTAAAGGCTGGTTCATCCAACCAACAATCGTTGCTGACGTTGCAGAAGATGCTCGCTTAATGAAAGAAGAAATCTTCGGACCAGTAGTAGCATTCTGTAAAGCAAAAGACTTTGATCATGCACTTGCAATTGCAAACAATACAGAATACGGTTTAACAGGAGCAGTTGTTACTAACAACCGTGACCATATTGAAAAAGCACGTGAAGAC
This genomic interval from Bacillus cereus contains the following:
- a CDS encoding TSUP family transporter → MEELSFQVIILLIAFGFLAAFIDSVVGGGGLISLPALMFVGLSPASAIATNKLAATMGTLTSTIYFIRSGKVDFRIVGKLIPLTIVGAVAGALVVKFIPPDILRPLVLVMLVFIAIYIIAKKDWGSASTYKKMTKGKTLMFFFVILMIGFYDGFFGPGTGSFLIFAFLLIGLDFIQAAASGKLLNFVSNIVSLITFLFLDVIHFEYGIIMGLSMILGAYFGSKFAVQKGVGYVRTLFLLVTILLIGKNVLEYTHIL
- the pruA gene encoding L-glutamate gamma-semialdehyde dehydrogenase, with product MVVAYKHEPFTDFSVEANKLAFEEGLKKVESYLGQDYPLIIGGEKITTEDKIVSVNPANKEELVGRVSKASRELAEKAMQVADATFQTWRKSKPEMRADILFRAAAIVRRRKHEFSAILVKEAGKPWNEADADTAEAIDFMEYYARQMLKLKDGIPVESRPIEYNRFSYIPLGVGVIISPWNFPFAIMAGMTTAALVSGNTVLLKPASTTPVVAAKFMEVLEEAGLPAGVVNFVPGNGSEVGDYLVDHPRTRFVSFTGSRDVGIRIYERAAKVNPGQIWLKRVIAEMGGKDTIVVDKEADLELAAKSIVASAFGFSGQKCSACSRAVIHEDVYDHVLNRAVELTKELTVANPAVLGTNMGPVNDQAAFDKVMSYVAIGKEEGRILAGGEGDDSKGWFIQPTIVADVAEDARLMKEEIFGPVVAFCKAKDFDHALAIANNTEYGLTGAVVTNNRDHIEKAREDFHVGNLYFNRGCTGAIVGYQPFGGFNMSGTDSKAGGPDYLALHMQAKTTSETL